Proteins encoded by one window of Leptospira stimsonii:
- a CDS encoding DUF1574 domain-containing protein, with the protein MSEKKTKIILPFLHSRLLWVPLLCFTFTFGLDRFLSSEIIRPYTEAGAEYYFYEMKDRVLSALVKQKESAKPEEKTLIFFGTSHMGEFSLETIRKKRKDLIVYNFSAPSAPFSYHNYNLEKILSSGIKPDYAILEFYPDSMTDFCNRYPLRYSYDLPYFLRYANEFSTNDWDTFLRSRVFRTTVFPPRFKEAMQRIKDPSSKDMMLAIKNLLMNESDKFNGGIPNVLLANTPPEKLEEEAAKYYNDIYRYIRISDVQKKFLFHFLETAEKNGIKVILWSPLLYSGLESRVKSAEFYPSWEKIRKEVLGFKNVSPLDMNDFREQVQCQKFIDPHHLSGGCYPEPTEILIDQLDSNR; encoded by the coding sequence ATGAGTGAAAAGAAAACAAAAATCATCCTTCCTTTTCTCCATAGTAGACTTTTATGGGTTCCCCTCCTTTGTTTTACGTTTACGTTCGGCTTGGATCGATTTCTTTCCTCGGAAATCATCAGACCTTACACAGAGGCAGGTGCGGAATATTACTTTTATGAAATGAAGGACCGCGTTTTATCCGCACTCGTAAAACAAAAAGAATCCGCAAAGCCGGAAGAAAAAACTCTGATCTTTTTTGGCACGTCGCATATGGGAGAATTCTCTTTAGAGACGATTCGCAAAAAAAGAAAAGATCTGATCGTTTACAATTTTTCCGCGCCTTCCGCTCCGTTCTCCTACCATAACTACAATCTGGAAAAGATTCTCTCCTCCGGAATCAAACCGGATTACGCGATTCTCGAATTTTATCCGGATTCTATGACGGATTTTTGCAATAGATATCCATTACGTTATTCTTATGATCTTCCCTATTTTCTGCGTTATGCGAACGAATTTTCCACGAACGACTGGGATACTTTTTTAAGATCGAGAGTATTTAGAACAACTGTGTTTCCCCCTCGGTTTAAGGAAGCGATGCAAAGAATCAAGGATCCGAGTTCAAAGGATATGATGCTCGCGATCAAAAATCTTTTGATGAACGAGTCCGATAAGTTTAACGGAGGAATTCCGAACGTATTGTTGGCGAACACTCCTCCTGAAAAACTCGAAGAAGAAGCGGCGAAATACTACAACGATATCTACCGATATATCAGGATTTCTGACGTACAAAAAAAATTCCTCTTTCACTTTTTGGAAACGGCGGAAAAAAACGGAATCAAAGTGATTCTCTGGTCCCCACTTTTGTATTCAGGACTTGAATCCCGTGTTAAGTCCGCTGAATTCTATCCTTCCTGGGAAAAAATCCGCAAGGAAGTATTAGGATTTAAGAATGTATCTCCTCTTGATATGAACGATTTCCGCGAACAAGTCCAATGTCAGAAGTTTATCGATCCTCATCATTTGAGCGGAGGATGTTATCCGGAGCCGACTGAAATCCTAATCGATCAGTTGGATTCAAACCGTTGA
- a CDS encoding MBOAT family O-acyltransferase translates to MIFTSTLFLLFFLVVYLCYWAYNGRKYREWVIVIASLVFYATWSVPFLFHLLAILYINYLAVRSLFKNKSLAVLRAIVILDLINLAVFKYFYFFTENFYAWTHWGFLDQKNLGFQIILPLAISFYTFQIIAFVVDVYRGKIAEDTGFFRFVLFILFFPQLVAGPIMRHQDFFPILDKVRIKPSFVYAGLYLLGLGIAKKILVADNIASLVDPVFRNPSEYDNYSLFLAAQGFTWQVYCDFSGYTDIARGCAFLMGFNIPVNFRAPFFSQTIQDLWRRWHITLATWLRDYIYIPLGGSRTSEPKVYFNLIATFTLGGFWHGASWTYVIWGFWHGVCLVIDRVMDRLGIPKLPEKGFVWFVIRALFIYSIFMIGAIFFRSQNLGDSWYILSNGLYWIAEPAKHVLRTDLVAPFLIGGFLLHTLEYFEKTPRFYYRHKKTIVIVFMIILVLLLSNYAGKGQDFIYFQF, encoded by the coding sequence ATGATCTTTACTTCCACTCTCTTCCTCCTTTTCTTTTTAGTCGTTTATCTTTGTTATTGGGCTTACAATGGAAGGAAATATAGGGAATGGGTGATCGTAATCGCCTCTCTCGTGTTCTACGCGACTTGGAGTGTTCCCTTTCTATTTCATTTATTAGCGATTCTTTATATAAATTATCTCGCGGTTCGAAGTCTTTTTAAAAACAAGAGCCTCGCAGTTTTGCGCGCGATCGTAATTCTTGATCTGATCAACCTCGCCGTTTTCAAATACTTTTATTTTTTTACGGAGAACTTTTATGCTTGGACGCACTGGGGATTTTTAGATCAGAAAAATTTAGGTTTTCAGATCATTCTTCCTCTTGCGATCAGCTTTTATACGTTTCAGATCATCGCCTTTGTAGTGGACGTATATCGCGGAAAAATAGCGGAAGACACCGGATTTTTTCGATTCGTTTTGTTTATTCTCTTCTTCCCTCAGTTGGTCGCCGGGCCGATCATGAGACACCAGGATTTTTTTCCGATCTTGGACAAGGTAAGAATCAAACCTTCCTTTGTCTATGCCGGACTTTATCTTTTAGGACTCGGAATCGCGAAAAAAATCCTAGTCGCCGATAACATCGCTTCCTTGGTGGATCCCGTTTTTCGAAATCCGTCCGAGTATGATAACTACTCCCTCTTTTTAGCCGCACAAGGGTTTACGTGGCAAGTTTATTGCGACTTTAGCGGTTATACGGACATAGCGCGCGGTTGCGCTTTTCTGATGGGATTCAATATTCCGGTAAACTTTAGAGCGCCTTTTTTCAGCCAGACAATCCAGGATCTCTGGAGACGTTGGCATATTACTCTCGCGACTTGGCTTCGGGACTATATCTACATTCCTTTGGGTGGATCCAGAACCTCGGAGCCCAAGGTTTATTTCAATTTAATCGCCACGTTTACGTTAGGTGGTTTTTGGCACGGAGCCAGCTGGACCTATGTGATCTGGGGTTTTTGGCACGGGGTTTGTTTGGTGATCGATCGAGTGATGGATCGATTGGGAATTCCGAAATTACCGGAGAAAGGTTTTGTCTGGTTTGTGATCCGAGCTTTGTTTATTTATTCCATTTTTATGATCGGTGCGATCTTTTTCCGATCGCAGAACCTCGGAGATAGTTGGTACATTCTTAGCAACGGTTTGTATTGGATCGCCGAACCCGCCAAACACGTGTTAAGAACGGATCTGGTCGCTCCGTTTTTGATCGGAGGTTTCCTTTTACACACTCTGGAATATTTCGAAAAAACTCCGAGATTCTATTATCGACACAAGAAAACGATCGTAATCGTATTTATGATCATTCTCGTTCTTCTCCTATCCAATTACGCAGGTAAAGGACAGGATTTTATCTACTTTCAGTTCTGA
- a CDS encoding SGNH/GDSL hydrolase family protein has translation MKEYLAFLKDSKFWIPVLILMFLETGMQFGCYRPFLKKNSYAANVSRITNHVIDKQKEFDPDILIVGTSVAYQGLSLPILNKELEPLGKKIQSIAIPGTELIVQDLAVLKTLPHLKKVKTVVHVFEITTPWVGQKILNLHTLAMISEFDRLQVYPRIYDFGYEVKADDLAYITLKSIAYRRDMQDLILSPSKRIKDIGKRFRKENLDPWDYENSYKEKISMYPIKDVSDCVAKTDPANGQPIPEGSDRFHKKAIFDTCVLSSNPLNNAVEDDVTRQYFDRLKILHDEIRRIGKENGQEIEIIGVVAPYSQLIQEWRLEERNQVWKRELQRINPTKPVSLLDYQTLLDGPDNGDYYYDLIHLNKLGMEKLSHAFAKDLKETLIKEKK, from the coding sequence ATGAAAGAATATCTTGCATTTTTGAAAGATTCCAAATTCTGGATTCCGGTTTTGATCCTTATGTTTTTAGAAACAGGGATGCAATTCGGTTGTTACAGACCGTTTCTGAAAAAAAATTCTTATGCCGCCAACGTTTCCAGAATCACGAATCACGTAATCGATAAACAAAAAGAATTCGATCCGGACATACTGATTGTAGGAACTTCGGTCGCCTATCAAGGATTATCTCTTCCGATTCTAAACAAGGAATTGGAACCTCTCGGAAAAAAAATTCAATCCATTGCGATTCCGGGAACCGAGTTGATCGTCCAGGATCTCGCCGTCTTAAAAACTCTTCCTCATTTAAAAAAAGTAAAAACGGTCGTGCACGTTTTTGAAATCACGACTCCTTGGGTCGGTCAAAAAATCTTAAACTTGCACACGCTCGCGATGATCTCCGAGTTCGATCGTTTGCAAGTTTATCCAAGAATTTACGATTTCGGTTACGAAGTCAAAGCGGACGACCTTGCTTACATCACATTAAAATCGATCGCGTATCGAAGAGACATGCAAGATTTGATCCTGAGTCCTTCCAAACGAATCAAGGATATCGGAAAACGTTTTAGAAAGGAGAATCTCGATCCGTGGGACTACGAGAATTCTTACAAAGAAAAGATCAGCATGTATCCGATCAAAGACGTATCTGACTGCGTTGCAAAAACGGATCCGGCGAACGGACAACCGATCCCCGAAGGTTCGGATCGATTTCACAAAAAAGCGATCTTTGATACCTGCGTTCTTTCAAGTAATCCTCTAAACAATGCAGTAGAAGATGACGTCACAAGACAATACTTCGATCGATTGAAGATTCTACACGATGAAATTCGAAGAATCGGAAAGGAAAACGGGCAGGAAATTGAAATTATCGGAGTTGTCGCGCCTTACAGCCAACTCATCCAAGAATGGAGATTGGAAGAACGCAACCAAGTCTGGAAACGAGAATTACAAAGAATCAATCCTACAAAACCGGTTTCTCTTCTCGATTACCAAACGCTTTTGGACGGACCGGACAACGGCGATTATTATTACGACTTGATCCATCTCAATAAGTTAGGGATGGAAAAGTTGAGTCACGCGTTTGCAAAAGATTTAAAAGAGACTCTCATAAAGGAAAAGAAATGA
- a CDS encoding MBOAT family O-acyltransferase gives MLFNSLHFLFFFPVVLILNHLLKGKIQRIFLLGASFYFYMSWRKEFILLLLYSIVIDYFASLKISASPQGSKARRIWLVLSLITNLGLLAYFKYTNFLLGVVNDLTPIAGFKFAYYDIILPVGISFYTFQSMSYTIDVYRGQIEAKKSFLDFALYVSFFPQLVAGPIVRAQTFFRDLDMPLPVNKEDIQVAFCQILIGFTRKIVFADNLAKVVDFTFKNYATLNPVEIWTGALAFGWQIYFDFAGYTDIAIGVARLFGYKFDPNFNFPMVARNITDHWSRWHISFSTWIRDYIFIPLGGSRGSALFTYRNIFITWFFAGVWHGAAYHYIGWGLWQGIMILANREYGRTKAATFLNEKGGIVYDIAARIFTMFCLTFGFIMFRAETMEKAIPMMKALVFWVPGGFSSVKGYTNYTYGILLLICFVASYLFAKNNIEKIVQSRWKFILFFLANVFMLLIFGITESQSFLYFAF, from the coding sequence ATGCTCTTTAATTCCCTTCACTTTTTATTTTTTTTCCCCGTAGTTCTCATTCTCAATCATCTGCTCAAGGGCAAGATTCAAAGAATCTTTCTCTTAGGAGCGAGCTTTTATTTTTACATGTCTTGGAGAAAAGAATTCATCCTTCTTTTGCTCTATTCGATCGTTATCGATTACTTTGCTTCCCTTAAAATTTCCGCTTCTCCTCAGGGTTCTAAGGCGAGAAGAATTTGGCTCGTTCTTTCCTTAATCACGAATCTCGGACTACTCGCCTACTTTAAGTATACGAACTTTCTTTTGGGAGTCGTCAACGACCTGACTCCGATCGCTGGTTTTAAATTCGCTTATTACGATATCATTCTTCCGGTTGGAATTTCCTTTTATACGTTTCAATCGATGAGTTATACGATCGACGTCTATCGAGGTCAGATCGAAGCGAAAAAATCGTTTTTGGATTTCGCATTATACGTTTCTTTCTTTCCTCAGTTAGTCGCCGGTCCTATCGTTCGTGCGCAGACTTTCTTTCGAGATTTGGATATGCCTCTTCCCGTCAACAAAGAGGACATTCAAGTTGCATTCTGTCAGATCCTCATCGGATTTACGAGAAAGATCGTATTCGCGGATAACCTCGCGAAAGTCGTCGATTTTACCTTTAAAAATTACGCGACGCTCAACCCAGTGGAGATTTGGACCGGCGCGCTCGCATTCGGTTGGCAGATCTACTTCGACTTCGCTGGTTATACGGATATCGCGATCGGAGTTGCGAGACTTTTCGGTTATAAGTTCGATCCGAACTTCAACTTTCCGATGGTTGCAAGAAATATAACGGATCACTGGTCTCGTTGGCATATCTCTTTCTCCACTTGGATCCGGGACTACATATTTATTCCGTTAGGCGGATCGAGAGGTTCGGCCCTTTTTACGTATCGAAACATTTTTATCACTTGGTTCTTTGCGGGAGTTTGGCACGGCGCGGCGTATCACTACATCGGCTGGGGCTTGTGGCAGGGAATTATGATCCTTGCAAATAGGGAATACGGAAGAACCAAAGCCGCTACGTTCTTAAATGAAAAAGGCGGAATCGTTTATGATATTGCCGCAAGAATATTCACGATGTTTTGCCTAACGTTCGGATTTATCATGTTCCGCGCGGAGACGATGGAGAAAGCGATCCCGATGATGAAGGCGCTCGTTTTCTGGGTGCCCGGTGGTTTTTCATCGGTGAAAGGTTATACGAATTACACGTACGGAATATTGCTTTTGATTTGTTTTGTCGCCTCTTATCTTTTCGCGAAGAATAACATAGAAAAGATCGTACAAAGCCGTTGGAAGTTTATCCTATTCTTCCTCGCGAACGTATTTATGCTTTTGATTTTCGGAATCACGGAAAGCCAGAGCTTTCTCTACTTTGCGTTTTAG
- a CDS encoding LIC20162 family protein — MKQTEKRIYSGWDSLNANDASFGVPLYLKINPIPPILITLVVGAILYGCYLLGGLSALYLQKFTDFLLIPKVLNLPILQNPLLYRSVGYLTFGYIGFAFLLDWIRFINRTCFTRVGLKGDLLSVETRSFFGKDVFQWNRKQSGVQIVHKTGVLRRLLGLERIWIVAPDLRSESVASQAGILSPYFFRGPNRNLIASFFQY; from the coding sequence ATGAAACAAACTGAAAAACGAATCTATTCCGGCTGGGATTCTTTAAACGCAAACGACGCTTCTTTCGGAGTTCCTCTTTATTTAAAGATCAACCCGATTCCTCCCATCTTGATAACTCTGGTGGTCGGCGCCATTCTCTACGGTTGTTATCTGCTTGGCGGTTTGTCCGCTTTGTATCTTCAGAAGTTTACCGATTTTCTGTTGATCCCCAAGGTTTTGAATCTTCCCATCTTGCAGAATCCACTGTTGTATCGAAGTGTAGGATATCTTACGTTCGGATATATCGGTTTTGCCTTTCTTCTCGACTGGATTCGATTTATCAATCGGACCTGTTTTACTCGGGTCGGTCTCAAAGGTGATCTTTTATCCGTGGAAACACGAAGTTTTTTTGGAAAGGACGTGTTTCAGTGGAACCGTAAACAGAGCGGAGTTCAGATCGTTCACAAAACCGGTGTTTTGCGAAGGCTTCTTGGCTTGGAAAGAATTTGGATCGTCGCTCCGGATCTACGTTCGGAAAGCGTCGCTTCTCAGGCCGGAATTCTTTCCCCGTATTTTTTCCGAGGTCCCAATCGAAATCTCATCGCTTCTTTCTTTCAATATTAG
- a CDS encoding glycosyltransferase family 4 protein: MTIRTNELKYKPRVGVDVRPLAYGITGNSRYLAEVLRRLITNDSPLEYYLYSNKPIHTVFYDILSNQNSRFFLTGKLPGVAWLNWTIPRRIKKDRLDLFWGTLQLLPISCGSALTAVNYHDLNFRSAPETMTTANYWQHRILSPRTLKKADLVFCLSENTRNDILKFKPSLDSKLKVVYPGVDSFPVLREPLRKLPENFLFTIGTLEPRKNLGTLVSAYRALKKEDPSFPYPLVIAGRLGWKSEGLTKLLKEGTLESEGIYFVENPADELLAWLYRYCVSFLFPSIHEGFGLPLLEALREGKLCVASDIPVFHEILDRKVDLFAEPLGVDSWVRALSELKKRKLERPEVWNASEWTWDQTAKKIEDGLIDLWKHRKELHHQRI; the protein is encoded by the coding sequence ATGACGATCCGAACGAACGAACTCAAATACAAACCGAGGGTGGGTGTGGACGTGCGTCCCCTCGCGTACGGGATTACGGGAAATTCAAGATATCTCGCGGAAGTCTTGCGAAGACTCATCACGAACGATTCTCCTCTGGAATATTATCTTTATTCGAACAAACCGATTCATACAGTATTTTATGATATTCTTTCAAACCAAAACTCCAGGTTTTTTCTTACTGGAAAACTTCCCGGTGTGGCTTGGTTAAACTGGACGATTCCAAGAAGAATCAAAAAAGATCGTCTCGATCTTTTTTGGGGAACTCTTCAATTGTTGCCTATCTCTTGCGGAAGCGCCTTGACCGCGGTCAACTATCACGATCTCAACTTTCGCTCCGCTCCGGAAACGATGACTACGGCAAACTACTGGCAACACCGGATTCTTTCCCCGAGAACTTTGAAAAAAGCGGATCTTGTGTTTTGTCTTTCTGAAAACACACGGAACGATATTCTTAAATTCAAACCCTCTTTGGATTCTAAATTGAAAGTAGTCTATCCGGGTGTGGATTCTTTTCCGGTTCTTCGAGAACCTCTTCGTAAACTTCCTGAAAATTTTTTATTTACCATTGGGACCCTCGAACCTCGCAAGAATTTGGGAACTCTTGTCTCCGCGTATCGTGCTCTTAAAAAAGAAGATCCTTCGTTTCCTTATCCGCTCGTGATCGCGGGTCGTTTAGGATGGAAGTCCGAAGGTCTGACCAAGTTATTAAAAGAAGGAACCTTGGAATCGGAAGGAATTTATTTCGTAGAAAATCCGGCGGACGAACTGCTCGCTTGGTTGTATCGATACTGTGTTTCTTTTTTATTTCCCTCGATTCACGAAGGTTTTGGTCTTCCTTTGTTGGAAGCCCTTCGAGAAGGCAAACTCTGCGTCGCATCGGATATTCCCGTCTTCCATGAAATTTTAGATCGAAAGGTGGACTTGTTTGCGGAACCGCTCGGAGTGGATTCTTGGGTTCGCGCTCTATCCGAACTCAAGAAGAGAAAGTTGGAAAGACCGGAAGTTTGGAACGCTTCCGAATGGACCTGGGACCAGACCGCAAAAAAAATCGAAGACGGTTTGATCGATCTTTGGAAACACAGAAAGGAATTACATCATCAAAGAATATGA
- a CDS encoding glycosyltransferase family 87 protein, producing the protein MQLRDRKTWILAGTILFFSLLFINGISKSGNRSDFRDYYNASVRFTERNNLYNLEQIDEILGKLQSGEIKVEEAFTPKVFMQLKEMMEGLGSYIYPPTFAFLLIPISILPYPVASAVFLSLNFLALLGFLYILSIRLPIKGNLIFIVVLCLLNLRFLENHQNNNQVGFLLMFLILASVHTKKDWLSGLLLGLAIVIKLTPGAFVLFFLMQRRYWAVVYTFVFSVFWILLPCIYAPSFTIEMTLTWKQLILDNYLKSPLFRAWKNNQSLNATLAKYFLNYADVLNQSQLGYPLAELSEKAVKGIYYILSLGLVVPFFWKIFAKRKEELTLGCLFVFSIIFSGISWVHAFVFLLYPSAILLFRLWSFVEASVWPVWKTVSDSFWKKCLVSIQVLFANDKVSFAFLIGSIGILLSNRSVIGVGTEEKFMMASYLLYFAIFQYVLLLLIPEKETLREK; encoded by the coding sequence ATGCAATTGAGAGACCGAAAAACCTGGATTCTTGCCGGAACGATTTTGTTTTTCTCCCTCCTCTTCATCAATGGGATTTCCAAATCGGGAAACCGTTCCGATTTCAGGGATTACTACAACGCGTCCGTTCGTTTTACCGAAAGAAATAATTTATACAATTTAGAACAGATCGACGAGATTCTCGGGAAACTTCAATCAGGAGAAATCAAAGTCGAAGAAGCGTTTACTCCGAAAGTTTTTATGCAACTCAAGGAAATGATGGAAGGGCTGGGTTCTTACATCTACCCTCCTACATTCGCCTTTTTGTTGATTCCGATTTCAATTCTTCCTTACCCGGTTGCGTCCGCCGTTTTTTTGAGTCTGAACTTCTTAGCGCTTCTCGGTTTTTTATACATCCTTTCGATCCGTCTTCCTATCAAAGGCAATTTGATTTTTATCGTGGTTCTTTGTCTTCTCAATCTTCGGTTCTTGGAAAATCATCAGAACAACAATCAAGTCGGTTTTCTTTTGATGTTTTTGATTCTGGCTTCCGTACATACGAAGAAGGATTGGTTGTCCGGTTTATTGCTCGGACTTGCGATCGTGATCAAGTTGACTCCGGGTGCGTTTGTTCTTTTTTTCTTAATGCAAAGACGTTACTGGGCCGTGGTTTATACGTTTGTATTTTCAGTTTTCTGGATTCTTCTTCCTTGTATTTATGCTCCGAGTTTTACGATCGAGATGACCTTGACTTGGAAACAGTTGATCTTGGACAATTATCTCAAGTCTCCTCTCTTTCGCGCTTGGAAGAACAATCAGAGTTTGAACGCGACTCTTGCGAAATACTTTCTCAACTACGCGGACGTTCTCAATCAATCCCAACTCGGATATCCTCTTGCGGAATTATCAGAAAAAGCTGTAAAAGGAATTTATTATATTCTTTCCTTGGGTCTTGTGGTTCCTTTTTTCTGGAAAATTTTTGCGAAACGAAAGGAAGAATTGACGCTCGGTTGTTTGTTCGTCTTTTCGATCATCTTTAGTGGAATTTCTTGGGTGCACGCGTTTGTTTTTCTTTTGTATCCTTCCGCGATTCTTCTTTTCCGCCTTTGGTCTTTTGTGGAAGCGAGCGTATGGCCCGTCTGGAAGACTGTTTCCGATTCTTTCTGGAAAAAATGTCTGGTTTCGATCCAGGTATTGTTTGCAAATGATAAAGTGAGCTTTGCCTTTTTGATCGGTTCGATCGGAATTCTTCTCTCCAATCGGTCCGTGATCGGCGTAGGAACGGAGGAAAAGTTTATGATGGCTTCTTATCTTCTTTACTTTGCGATCTTTCAATACGTTCTTCTTCTATTGATTCCAGAGAAAGAAACTCTAAGGGAAAAATAA
- the queA gene encoding tRNA preQ1(34) S-adenosylmethionine ribosyltransferase-isomerase QueA produces the protein MLFTDLKDFEFELPENRIARYPAKNRDESRLMVVEVGSEKIRIEDAFKNIVSYLKEGDVLIGNHTKVSKRRVYLKNQLRTHEAMFLETKDGLWRCKIRNSRKLKTGDRLQDVKTGLRLFQVERKEEEFVFLKPEQELKEEDFQSIGEIPIPPYLKREANSEDEIRYQTLFAKTPGSVAAPTAGLHFSESLFQTLKEKKIQICTLELTVGYGTFQPLTEENFQNKKLHREEFFLEESSASLLNLAKKEGRRIISIGTTTLRALESTYDPKTKTFRSGAGATELFLQPNDELQSCEGLITNFHLPGSSLLLLVSAFAGKELILRAYQRAIQEEFRFYSYGDAMLILR, from the coding sequence ATGTTGTTTACCGATCTCAAAGATTTCGAATTTGAACTCCCCGAGAATAGAATCGCACGTTATCCTGCAAAGAATCGGGACGAGAGTCGACTCATGGTGGTCGAAGTCGGATCCGAAAAAATCCGCATCGAAGACGCATTCAAGAACATCGTCTCTTATCTTAAAGAAGGCGACGTGCTGATCGGCAATCATACCAAAGTAAGCAAACGCCGCGTTTATCTCAAAAACCAACTTCGAACCCACGAAGCGATGTTCTTGGAAACCAAGGACGGACTTTGGAGATGTAAGATTCGAAATTCTCGAAAACTAAAAACGGGAGATCGGCTTCAAGACGTTAAGACGGGGCTTCGGCTTTTTCAAGTGGAAAGGAAAGAAGAAGAATTTGTTTTTTTAAAACCGGAGCAAGAATTAAAAGAAGAAGACTTTCAATCCATCGGCGAGATTCCGATTCCTCCTTACCTAAAAAGAGAAGCGAACTCGGAAGATGAAATTCGTTATCAGACTCTTTTTGCAAAAACTCCCGGATCGGTTGCGGCTCCTACAGCGGGTCTTCACTTTTCGGAATCCTTGTTTCAAACTCTAAAAGAAAAAAAAATTCAGATCTGCACCTTAGAACTCACCGTAGGTTACGGAACCTTTCAACCTCTCACGGAAGAAAATTTTCAAAATAAAAAATTACATCGGGAAGAATTCTTTCTGGAAGAATCGAGCGCCTCACTTCTCAATCTCGCAAAAAAAGAAGGAAGAAGAATCATCTCCATCGGAACCACGACGCTTCGAGCCTTGGAATCCACATACGATCCGAAAACAAAAACGTTTCGCTCAGGAGCCGGCGCGACCGAACTTTTTTTACAACCGAACGACGAACTTCAAAGTTGCGAAGGTCTGATCACAAATTTTCATTTACCCGGCTCGAGTCTTCTTTTGCTCGTCTCCGCATTTGCGGGAAAAGAATTGATCTTACGCGCGTATCAAAGAGCGATTCAAGAAGAATTCCGATTTTATTCTTACGGAGATGCGATGCTGATTCTCCGGTAG
- a CDS encoding AAA family ATPase, which produces MIKRITAAQAEIKLHAGKQRPKNGLPDFLAFHREELSSLPKALENPGILSNILITGPALEANLTLLQEYISGLKKGIKVVCDPHPGFLTLAGFPGNSEYRAGKMVEADGGYLLLPMRALTEDPNLYFLVKGVLQTGSIDFLTLPEMTGSKEMNRFHPSINTRFRLILVGEEGEVDFITGVDPDFYESFSFKIHLPYEAVMKSKKNLQLFGGLIHSWEKPGYPSFDSSAVDALLEIGLRWNDSRARLSLSFAELRTFVGELLVLYKKEKKTISRAQVESAIPTIEKRIAVHKRRYQESVREGLTSIQLKGKKTGRINGLSVILLHSSLSDFGQVNQVSARVALGSGNFINIEREVNLSGDLHDKGVFILQSYIKGMFSHIQSFGLDASILFEQNYSPIDGDSASCAELLAILSALSGLEIPCNIAVTGALSQYGEILPVGSVNTKIAAWYDMIQLVGNTRDKYRVYIPTSNIRDLNLPAHIRKAIDKGKFQIYTCSHVEELIPEVFGIPAGKFGKNGKYPQGSLFHMIEERIDRKKEEEEHE; this is translated from the coding sequence GTGATAAAAAGAATAACCGCCGCTCAGGCAGAAATCAAACTTCACGCGGGAAAACAAAGACCCAAAAACGGTCTTCCCGATTTTTTGGCGTTTCACAGAGAAGAACTGAGTTCCTTACCAAAGGCTCTGGAAAATCCCGGGATTCTTTCCAACATTCTCATAACGGGTCCGGCCTTAGAAGCGAACCTCACCTTACTTCAAGAATATATCTCCGGTCTTAAAAAAGGAATCAAAGTAGTCTGCGATCCCCATCCGGGATTCTTAACTCTCGCTGGTTTTCCCGGAAACTCGGAATACCGCGCGGGTAAAATGGTGGAAGCCGACGGTGGTTATTTACTTCTTCCGATGCGAGCCCTTACGGAAGATCCGAATTTATACTTTCTCGTAAAAGGAGTTCTTCAAACCGGAAGTATCGACTTCTTGACTCTTCCTGAAATGACGGGCTCCAAAGAGATGAATCGGTTTCATCCTTCGATAAACACGCGCTTTCGTCTGATTCTCGTGGGAGAAGAAGGGGAAGTGGATTTTATCACCGGAGTCGATCCCGACTTCTACGAAAGTTTTTCTTTTAAGATTCATCTTCCGTACGAAGCTGTTATGAAGAGCAAGAAGAATCTTCAGCTCTTCGGAGGACTCATTCATTCCTGGGAAAAACCGGGTTATCCTAGTTTCGATTCCTCCGCGGTCGACGCGTTACTCGAAATCGGACTTCGCTGGAACGATAGCCGAGCCAGACTCTCTCTTTCTTTCGCCGAGCTCCGCACGTTCGTGGGCGAACTTCTCGTTCTTTATAAGAAGGAAAAGAAGACGATCTCCCGCGCCCAAGTCGAATCCGCGATTCCAACGATCGAAAAAAGAATCGCGGTTCACAAAAGAAGATATCAGGAAAGCGTTCGAGAAGGTCTAACTTCGATCCAACTCAAAGGAAAAAAGACGGGAAGAATCAACGGCTTATCCGTCATACTTCTGCATTCTTCTTTATCCGATTTCGGTCAGGTCAACCAAGTTTCCGCGCGAGTCGCATTGGGTTCGGGAAATTTTATCAACATCGAAAGGGAAGTCAATCTTTCCGGCGACTTACACGATAAAGGCGTATTCATATTACAATCTTATATTAAAGGAATGTTCTCTCATATCCAATCCTTTGGTCTCGACGCTTCCATTTTGTTTGAACAAAACTATTCTCCGATCGACGGAGACTCCGCGAGTTGTGCGGAATTGCTCGCGATCCTTTCGGCGCTTTCCGGTTTGGAAATTCCGTGTAACATCGCGGTGACGGGAGCCCTTTCTCAATATGGAGAAATTCTTCCCGTGGGTTCGGTGAACACAAAGATCGCGGCTTGGTACGACATGATTCAACTCGTCGGAAATACGAGAGACAAATACAGAGTTTATATTCCGACTTCCAACATTCGGGACTTGAATCTCCCGGCTCACATCCGTAAGGCGATCGATAAGGGCAAATTCCAGATCTATACTTGTTCTCACGTTGAGGAACTGATTCCGGAAGTTTTTGGTATTCCCGCGGGAAAATTCGGTAAAAACGGAAAATATCCGCAGGGAAGTTTGTTCCATATGATAGAGGAAAGAATCGATCGGAAAAAAGAAGAAGAAGAACACGAATAG